In Novipirellula caenicola, one genomic interval encodes:
- a CDS encoding GNAT family N-acetyltransferase — translation MAPIMYRVECLRCVSTLFDHPSSWNLLSGGVPFRQTSWLKPWWAQFGDSLEPSVVVVRDSQEQIRGILPLCRSLASPRTLRFIGDNNACTDFASILLNPNDADADSIIDAMVQFLCEHAATDACGWDFLELDGVSAADPVMRCFSASLARAGVIVHAQSRMSTWLLQAAESWEQQLSNHSKRTRKKTKGFLEAVDKTPGMERVVANSTEQVDEFIGAMIELHQRRWNAVGEPGTYADKRLRDFVIQMAHEMFRNDRLYLPVLRLDGRIIGSELGILSDDLLYIYSSGFDLDASKLEPGRILAVNTLKYVHDQGLRGVEYMRGDEPYKARIGAQPTPLLQLRVVAPRWWARVCHSAWSAQFELKQWARRRTGRELVKVVDMALTS, via the coding sequence ATGGCCCCAATAATGTACCGAGTCGAATGTTTGCGCTGCGTTAGCACCCTGTTCGATCACCCCAGCAGCTGGAATTTGCTTTCCGGCGGAGTTCCCTTTCGTCAAACCAGTTGGCTGAAACCGTGGTGGGCCCAGTTTGGCGATTCATTGGAGCCCAGCGTGGTGGTCGTCCGCGACTCGCAGGAGCAGATTCGCGGGATTTTGCCACTTTGTCGAAGCCTTGCTTCGCCACGAACGCTGCGTTTTATCGGGGACAACAATGCTTGCACTGACTTTGCCTCGATCCTTTTGAACCCCAACGACGCGGATGCCGACAGCATTATCGATGCGATGGTTCAATTTTTGTGTGAACATGCTGCGACGGACGCTTGTGGCTGGGATTTTCTCGAACTCGATGGAGTTAGCGCTGCGGATCCCGTGATGCGATGCTTCTCTGCATCGCTTGCCCGGGCGGGAGTGATCGTTCATGCCCAATCACGTATGAGCACCTGGCTATTGCAGGCCGCGGAATCGTGGGAACAACAGTTGAGCAACCATAGCAAACGGACTCGCAAAAAGACCAAAGGGTTTCTCGAAGCGGTGGACAAAACGCCAGGAATGGAACGCGTCGTCGCGAATTCGACCGAGCAGGTGGACGAGTTCATCGGCGCGATGATCGAGCTGCATCAGCGCCGCTGGAACGCCGTGGGCGAACCAGGAACCTATGCCGACAAACGGCTCCGTGATTTCGTGATCCAGATGGCTCATGAGATGTTCCGCAATGATCGTTTGTATCTGCCAGTGCTGCGATTGGACGGTCGGATCATCGGCAGCGAGTTGGGGATCCTTTCCGACGATCTGCTGTACATCTACAGCAGCGGCTTTGATCTGGACGCATCCAAACTCGAGCCCGGCCGAATTCTCGCGGTGAACACGCTCAAATACGTGCACGATCAAGGGCTTCGTGGGGTCGAGTACATGCGAGGCGACGAGCCGTACAAAGCACGCATTGGCGCCCAGCCGACGCCGCTATTGCAGTTACGAGTCGTCGCGCCCCGATGGTGGGCCAGGGTGTGCCACAGTGCTTGGTCGGCGCAGTTCGAGCTGAAGCAATGGGCGCGTCGCCGCACCGGCCGAGAGCTCGTCAAGGTCGTCGACATGGCACTGACGTCCTAG